Genomic segment of Gopherus flavomarginatus isolate rGopFla2 chromosome 2, rGopFla2.mat.asm, whole genome shotgun sequence:
AAAATGtgaaggctcctttacattgccagagtggtgtaaaggagccttattgtAAAGGACAGTGTGACCTTATAAACGCTTATGatgctttagtgattagaactggtctaaatttttggactgaaaaaatttcctatcaaaatgtACTCcgtgaactgtttgctactgacctttttggagatggtcagtagccaatataaattgtgagtttgagtccccagccctcacttgctcttcagttgcctatgatgtaacactgagcatatggctgcatatatttgttgattAATAACTAGAAGTGAAGGGTCAATACTAGCTACATTATTATTAGATGGGGGGGTTGAGGATTTCCTCcagtgctccccactcccattctccatccattgtattatagtttaaataaattaccaaaataattgaaaccagcatgattatattgcattattttaacaaataaaatatgcagaactttaaaatattatgtgcaaaattttaaattttttggtgcagaattcccccggAGTAAAGAGTATAGGTAGGAAAAGGAAGGATTGTAGCAGGTGAGTGAGAAGGCTGGGTCTCAAGTGTATAAGAGAGGCGACAAGCTGATTTTAATCCTTTAACCATTTTAAAGAATTGGCACTTTATTAAATATTGCTGTAGTTCTCAAAATGGGATGATCCAGAGTTCAGTTATTAGCCCTTGACTTTTAAGAGCATTTACAGATTGTCCGTTGAGCTTGCCAATGGACTTAATGGGGAAAGAGCATCACACACTATGAAAGGATTAGTATTTTGCCTCCTAGGCAGTCACTTCTGAGCCTGAAAGAATTATATTGTAAACTTTTTGAGGCAGGAGCCATGTCTCCTGTTTGCCTTCTGAACACTACCATAATGTACATATGAAATGACAGTGAAAAGTTCATCGAAATCCTCCTTCTTATTTTTTTTCAAGGGGTAAAATAAAATGGCCGTTTAAAAATTATCTTGTGGAATGTTGTAATACTCTGATGAAGAGGACTTTCAATGGGAGGTAGTTACTCAAATTGAAAGCCTCTTCATTCAATAAGATAGTTTACACCCAGTCAGTTTAAAAGTATAAATTGGAGTGGGGAGGCACCGGTACCtgtaatttgaaaataaatgtgtgtgtgtgtgtgtgtgtgtgtgtgtgtgtgtgtgtgtgtgtgtgtgtatatatacaaatTACAAGTATGGTATGGCAGAAAAATAATAGTGTGGTGTGCTAAAAAATTTTTACTAGCTTGAGTTTGGAATGCCTAATTTTGTTTGCAGATCATTCAAAAGGAGTGCCGATAAAGCCATTATATACCGGACCTTTACTTTTTTTCCCTGTATGATCTGCaacagttttaaaaacattttagagAGATTATTGGTACTGTTTTTCACTTCCCTCCACCTATAAAGCTAGCCTCGCTTGATGCCATGATTCTAAATGCACAACCCTCAAATTAAACactagaaactttaaaaaaaaatttgcatcctTTCATGATTTTTGAAGCACAGTATCTTATCTACTGGGCTAGGAATAAGTGCTGTTCCTAGCCATGGTGGTTCACAGTGTGGACCTTAAACCTGTACTGGCCCATGTCTCTAAATTTTGCCTGTCCTGCAAATCAGGAGAGTATATTTTGGGGGTGTAAAAAGGAATTACTTTTTATGGCTCATGTCTAGGCAGGGTAAATGGCAGCTGTTTGGAATGTTAGAAATAGTACAGAGATGAACTAGTTGGCAGAATGCAGGTGAGGGGGTAAAAAGTGCTTATTATATGGATAGTTCCACGTGCATagtacaggtgtgtgtgtgtgcacgtgcatgcaCTTGTGCGTACGCATACTTTAAATTACATTATCCTCCTGTTTTACGTGTAACAAGGCTGCTAGGAGGAGGGATAGTAAGGAAGCATGGGCTGCTGCAGTGTTTTCAGTATGCTggtaatgtattttttttcatatGATCCAGCCTGTGCTGTTGAGCCCAGTCTCTGAGGAAGATCAGAAGAAGGTGTTAGGTTTGATCCTGGGTTTTGTTATGTTCTGTTAATATGTCAAGGGAACTTAGAGCTTATAGAGAGAGGCTTCTTTTTGTATATTAATGTATACAAATTATGGGACAGATTAAATAATCAGTTTGTGAGCACCAATAGGATAATAGGGTTGTAAGGAATAGCCagccaaaccaacttaatttccttcttagacaaggttactggcctagtggatgtggGACGCGGTATATGTGCTAcgtcttgattttaataaggcttttgtcACAGTCCCACATTACATTTCTAATAAGCAAACTAGTGacgtggtctagatgaaattactgtaaggtggataCAGAACTGGTAGAAAGACTATACAGAGAGAGTAATTATCAATGATTCGCTGTAAAACTGGGAGGTTTTACATAGTGGGCTgctgcagggatcagtcctgggtcctgtgctattaatattttaattaatgacttggataaagaAGTGGAGAACACGCttttaaaatttgtggatgacaccaagctgggaggggttgcaagcactttggaggatagggttaaaattcaaaatgaccttgacaaattggacagCTGGTCAGAAAGTAACAAGATAAGctttaataaagacaagtgcaaagtatttcacttagaaggcaaaatcaaatgcacaactacaaaatggggaataactgtatGGGAAGGTAGTAATACTGATAAggatgtagagcagtggttctcagacttttgtactggtgacccatttcacatagcaagcagggtttgggcaaagcagggtttgaggtggaaactgacagctcgcaacccccccatgtaataacctcgtgaccccctgaggggtcccaacccccagtttgagaacccctggtgtagaggtTATAGTtggtcacaaattgaatgagaatcaacaatgtgatgaaattgtgaaaaaagctaatagtattctgaggtgtattaacaggactgtcatatgtaagacacgggaGTTAACTGTCcttctctactcagcactggtgaggcctcagctggagtaccgtgtccagttctgggtgccacacttcaggaaaatGTGAATAaactggagagaatccaggagagagcaacaaaaatgatttaagctTTAAAAAATCTTACCAGTTGTTCTccctgtccactgaaggtaggacaaataGTATTGGACTTAAACTAAAGCAAGAGAGTTTTAAGTTAGTTTGAAAGTTTTTGCTAATACCTATAAGGTAGATAAGGTCTGAAATAGGCATTCTAGGGACATTGTcccacctgtttttaaaaacctccagtgatgtaGGGTTccacaaacacttgtcagggatggtatgggtttacttggtcctgcctcagtgcagtggggctggacttgatgatttctcaaggtcccttccagccctgtattTCTGTGCTTCTATGAAATGAATAGAAAAATATAATCTGTAAAATATGCTAGCACAGTGCACCTTAATGTAGAAGTCAGAATTTCTTTGCAGTGAATAGAAGCTCAGTCCAGAGCTTTTTGCTGTTAAGAGTGAAGTCAGATACTTAAATCCCTGCTGTTCCTTATCAGTAGTCCAACAGATAGTTCACGCAAATCTATATTACTACTATATTGAGATGAATATCAGTGTTTGGGAGTTTGCATTATGAGCAGAAACACTTCAGTATTTGGCCTTCTGTTATAAATCACTACATGAGTAATGATGATTAAGCAGCATTGCATCTGTATCTCAAGACCTTGCTGCCTATTTAGATGTAATGGTCTAGGAAAGGCCCCTAAGatttgaaaggggaaaaaaaagtggaaTTTATACAAGCAGAATTTATAGTGCTATTTTATGCAGATTATTACCACAGTATCTTCACTTACCTTATCAAAGATTTTCTTAAACTTCTTCTAGATGGTATTTTGGTAAGATGGGCAGAAAAGATGCCGAGAGATTACTTTTAAATCCTGGGAACCAACGTGGTATTTTCTTAGTACGAGAGAGTGAAACCACTaaaggtatttttttaaagcttacTTCCTTTCTAGGgcaaaaatatattgtttcataTATACACACTTCTTTGTAAGAAACAaaactttaactgttttttcTAGGTGCTTATTCCCTTTCTATACGTGACTGGGATGAGGTCAGAGGCGATAATGTGAAACACTACAAAATCAGAAAACTTGACAGTGGTGGATATTATATCACAACTAGAGCCCAATTTGAGACTCTACAGAAGCTGGTTAAACACTATACAGGTAGGCTGAAGTCTGTATGGTCCAATACTAGTTTAATGATTTTTacaagaaaagaaatttgagtaAATGGTAcaagggtatgtttacattgcaatGGGCTCATTCAGGCTTGAGCCCAAACCCCCCTTTTGTCTACAGACTCATCTCTCAGGCTCGGACCTAGGAATCCAGCAGCGACCAAAGGTTGGGCCTATTACTTTTTGATGTAGACACAAAGTGCATGCACACACCTCTTCGGGACTCTGGGAATCTGACAAAAGTATCCCATGGGACAACTTCCATTGTCTTCTCTATCCCAAGaatctcctgtcgactccagggaaatggaagcaccCCCCCTTGGTGTAGTGCAGCAGCTCCATGAGTCAGCGTTTAACTTTTCTGTTGTCTTCTGAACACTGAGCTGCAAACATGCCATCAGAGAGCCTTCTGTGTGTACAGTGGAGACTGAGCAGAACAGGCCTTTTGCAAAGTACACTGCTTCGTGGTCATGGGtgcacagccagattttggtgcATCTCTAGAGTGAGCCCAGCAAAACAGTGGATTTTAGTAAGAGTACCGGGAATGACTACACATACCAGCAAATAACAAAGAAGCTGGCAGCACTGAAAATTAACCAGAGTGGATTAAGTGGCTCAAGACTGAGTACATGAAAACAAGAACCAAAACTACACCTTGGACAACTTGCCAACATCATGCCTGTTCTATATGGAGTTTGACTGGATACTAGGCACTACACTGAACATGGAGCCAACAGTAGTGCACCATGACTTGGTCAGCCAGAATGGCTCCCTTCTAGTCCCAGAATCCAACGTGGGGACTGAtaggagccagcagcaggtgccaaGTGATTACAGTGAAGTGACTGTTACTGAAACCGGTCCCAGAGGAGGTTTTTgtagcaggagaagcagcagcacatcctGGGGCCATACTCAAAGGAGCTGTTTgatttcccccacccacccacctgcccccctGGAGGCACAGCCCACTGTGGAACCTGCAGCAAATACTGAAGGGACAGAAGTTGCCCCTGGACCTGGTAAGTTTCTGGCTCTATTTTAATGTTATATTACTATAGGGATAGGAGGGATTTCCATCCTATGAACCAATGCACTCATTATTAAAAGACCCAGCTAGTACTGTGTATCCGCTAATGGCAGATTGTATGCCACCAGTGGCTTAGCTCCCCCCCTTCCTACCTTCCTCCCTCTGTGTGGAGTTCAAAATGGCATGCAAACAGTAAAAGCACCTTGAAAGTGAATTTTTACTAGGGCATTTCTGTTTCTTTAAAGTAACCTTACATTGCCAGGCCTGTAAGTATGTGGCTTTGTAACCACTCAACAGTGTAACGAGTTGCCTGAAAACAGTGAtatggatgggtgggtgggtgaggccgAGGTGGGAGGAAATGAATGTGTTCCATTTAcaaatctagtccatttcagTTAAAGGTAGTCCATAGGTGAAAAAATCATTTGCCCCAAATTCAACTGGGGTTTGAAATTTTGTCCGGAAATGGGGACAAGGCAGGAGAGACAAGGAGGATGGATGTGGAGTTCTGTGTATTTCCATACAGGCTAAGCCATATGGAAGCTAATACATCATCCTGTTGAGTTCCCTTTATGAATTCTGACCCAATCCCAGGTGCTGATAGTTGCAAACTTTTCCTGAAGCAGGAACTCCAGATAGGCAGTCACATTTTGGGGAAGGACATATTTTCTATGGCCACTCCAGTAGCTGACCAGCCCACTTAATTCATAGATGAGCTGTTCAGTCCCTGCACATTTGAATACATAGGTTGCGTACACTGCAGGTGTCCCACCAGCAGCTTGAAATAAAATCTTCTTTGCCAATTGGGCACCACAGCAACTATTCTCTCCCAGAATGTGGAAGTCCTGAAATAATAGAAAAAGCTTTTGTAGCATGGCTGCTGATGGCACCCTGCTAACccaagtagttctgcaatttttagaaaacaaaaaacatctcTTGAATTTTTAACTTACCATTGTCTCTGCACTTCTTTTGCTGAGATTAACCAGGCTCTGTCCAGGGAGCTTCGGTGGTCTGAAGCATTCCTCTTACAATATATTAAAGTTCACTTTGGTAAAGTTTTCTGTCCTTGAATTTCTACAATTTCTATGCTCCTGCAGTGAGCTATTGAGACAATAGCACTCTGTGTCTTGTCCTATTCCAGGCCCCTTGATCTCTACTGGCTGTGGTAGCTCCACAGCTCACCCACACTACAGCAGACACCTGGGTCAGTGTGCCTTCGTGGACCATTCCAAGAGGAAGCATTTCCGTGATGAATTTGTGATTGAAGGTCTGGACATGGTCAACAAGCAGGTCCAATACCATAAACAGAGAGGTATTTATGGCTAGAGGAAAAGCATGGTGAGAGGCAAGAGGAAAGGCTCTGACTGGCTGCACAGCTTGAGGGTAGGGTTTCAGTGAGAGAGCAGGCACTTGCCTCGCAGTTCCTGGAACAAGAACAGCAGCTAAGGATGGAGACCTCAGCAAAAAGAATTGTTTGAGCAGCTGATATCGCTAATGGTCATGAGTAGTGGCTcctgctgcatcaccagtgccacAGCCTGAGGCCCCTATGTGGTACCCTGTGATGCAGTCAAGAAACGGCTTGGAAAATTCCATGGCTGGGTGGCCCATGCAGTTGGACCCCATGAATGGCTAGGCAGGGTAAGTTTGCCCCGTGTAGTCCTCCATATTGGACCCCCTCCAGTATGGATGCCTCCACCCCCACTGCCATGTTCATGGCAAACAAGGAAAGGACAACGGGGGGGCAGGGCACATGCAACAGTAGAGAGCTTCTGTCTTGTATATGGTTTCACCGTTTGCACTTGTTCATGcactttctggttttttttttgttttttctcttaaatGTTCTGTTACTGATGTTTGGCTTGGTAATGGCAGTTGGCTGCCTGGCAATAGGTGAATATTGTACTTGTTTATAAATCTTTTATTTCATCAAGAAAGTGTATTGCGATCACTGCATCACATCATACaatgtgtatttaaaataataaagataaaCACATTGGGGCAATTAGGAATTAGTTTGCAAACACACTTCCTCAGTATGATTATCTACATAAATCTATACTTCAACCACTTGCTTACATCAATCCATACTGTGAATCAGCCACTGGCCCCATTTCATAAATGGTCCTGTCATTCATAAATACACTTCATGGCAATCAAATCCCCACTGCTCCCCAAGCACTGAAACCTCTCACAGTTGATGACCTGCAGCCCTACCCCTTCACAAGCACATTCAGAAAGGTACTGTTCCCCTCTTCAATTGTGTCATGTAAGTCTATAATGTGAGAGCACAAACCATTCCCAACATCAGTTGCCCAGGTGCATCCAGCTTCATCTGCGGTAGATGCACTTTCTGGCTAAGTATGCCAATTCAGTGGCCCCTTGCTGTCATAGGTCCAGTTAGGGGAAAATGGCTCACCTCTGGTTTCACAAAGATTGAAAAGAGTACAGCACGGTAATTTGGACAACACTGATATCCAAATGGATCGGTAGACAGACATCTCCACCAGGATTCAAATAAACATTTCACAATTATTCTACACCTGCTGACAGTATAATTAAGCCGTCTTTTGCCAGAGTATGGTTTCTTAAGCCAAAGCAAAAGGGTCATGGCGGGGTTCCCCAGAATAATGGTAGGGACAATAACTCAATTTATGACCATGTCATTTGATGGGAAGAGTGTCCCAGCCTGTCCATAAATAGACTCCCGATGAGCGAAAAACCTTGGCATCATGAACTTCCCAATGCAACTCTTGTTGACATTCATAAATCATCTTCTGTGGTCCATGAGGGCATGCATAACGATGAAGTAGTACcttttgtggtttatgtactcgtGTTTCTTGAGGAGGGCAGACTATAAGTCCCATCAGTGGTTCCGATGCACTTCAGAAACCCCGTTCTCTCAAAGTCAGCAGTTTACCTCAGGATTATCTTTTATGTCCACGTGGGGTAAACCACACATCTGATTTCCTCAGAAACCACTTTACCCACAATCAACTTTCTGACACCGAACTGGTTGGCAGCGGATCTGTCTTTACGCTGGAGGATTGGGACAAGTTGCCTACAAACTCCAGAAATGTTGCCACCTTCATGCAAAAGTTCAGGACCCACAGCTGGTCGTCCCAGGTCTGCATGATGacgtgatcccaccagtctgtgcttatgGCCCTGCACAAGAACCGTCAGTCTACATAGGGGGCATCAGCAGCTATACCGAGTGTACTGAGCAGCATCAGCCAGCGCAAGTCCACAATGCCTGGGTATACCTCCACCTGCTCTATCCTAAGCCCTGTAAGATGCCTTTGGTTCAGAAAACACCCCCAAAATGTCCACCAGCACCTCATGGATGCTCTACCTGTTTCCTGACACAGGAGTGAAAGCGCAAGCCAGAGAAGTTCTTCAAAAAGTGCTGCCTCCATGTTGCTGGCTTCGGTAGCTGGGAGTGCACAAACCACAAAGTCTTCTCAGTAGCCTGATCAAACTTCCTGTAATATGCAGGGCGGGCAATAAAGTTTTCCCACCATGCACTGTGGTCAAAGGACTAAGCAGCCACATTTCGGGAGGGTGCTAAGGACTCTGGGATATGGTTGATTTTGATTTGGGTCTACACACTGCAGCATAGACACTGGAGCCCCAGGTTCAAGCCTGGTTTAGAAAAGTCTTAGCGGATTAAGTATCAGTGTGGCTACTGAAGGCCCAGAGTTCTCTaacatgggtcagctgacttgagtcccACCAACCCTGGGCTTCCATTGTaaagtagacataccctatatgtCTGGTGGTTCTTTTAGTAagtgtgctgattttttttttttttaataataatgaaGCTCTTTTTAgctatggcaaaaaaaaaaatacaacagatAACTTTTTGATAGACATTCtttgtattttatttccttttatcgTAGTCTTTTGCATATTATTTAACTTAAATGATTTCATTTTCCCGTTATCCAGAACATGCTGATGGCCTGTGTCATAAACTAACGACTGTGTGTCCAACTGTGAAACCCCAGACCCAGGGACTATCAAAAGATGCCTGGGAAATACCTAGAGAGTCTTTGCGGCTAGAAGTTAAGCTGGGCCAAGGATGCTTTGGAGAAGTATGGATGGGTAAGAGTATGATATGTGCACATATCCTGTTGGAATTATTTGTTTTTACCTAAAATATCATAGTCTGGAAAGATAATCTGATGAAGAGTTGAAGGCAAAATTACTAATAGCAGTGATATGTGTCAAGGACCGAGCTTTCAATGCATAATCCCCTGTAATTTTTGGATATGAATTCACACCATGAATTATGAGCTTTAGCCAGTAGCAAGGAATCTGCGGTTAGGGGATATGAAGCAGTCCAGCCACCATAAAGAGAGAGTGAGGAGGGAATAGCAATCACAAGTGTGCTGAGAGGAGAAAAGGTGGTTACAAGAAGTAATAAATGAAGAGGGAGATCCCAACAAGAAGTGTGAGGGGAATCAGAATAAAGCTCATTTGAAAAATGGGCTTTAATAATTCCATCTCAGTGTTTCATGTGACTACACAAAGAATTTTGCTTTGTAACTTACTAGATCTCCATTATTAAATTATGCCCTCATATGTATTTGGTAATtctgtatatttatatatagttaagttcaaagctaaTTTTCAGTATAGTTCTTCCTGCTttatcccctttaaaaaaaaatttaaacaaagaaTGAAAGTAGTTTCAGTTAAAAACCTCTTAGAAGCGTAGCTGAGGCAATAAAATGTACTTGTTTCTCTAGGAACTTGGAATGGAACCACAAAAGTAGCAATCAAAACACTAAAACCTGGTACAATGATGCCAGAAGCTTTCCTGCAGGAGGCTCAGATCATGAAGAAATTACGACATGATAAACTTGTTCCGCTATATGCTGTTGTTTCTGAGGAGCCAATCTTCATAGTCACTGAATTCATGACAAAAGGTATGTGATATTAACTGGAAGGCACTAAGTTTAAAAGTTAATAAGTCCCAGTAACCAAAAAAAGTATATTTTGATTCATGTTGAATACTGATATGTGGAAACCTAGCCCAGCATGTGACATTTTGATTAGGTTTTAATGTATGATAGGTCCTGAAATCATCTTTGttggatctgattttttttctagtcTTAATTTTGTGCTACCATGGTGTGTTCAAATCTGCTATAGCCTGTTTCTTTACTGAACTCAACCAGATGGGTTTTGCGAAGGATCTAGATTTTTAGTTGCTAGGAACTAACTGGCAGAGATTGCCTGTTAGTGGCAGAAGTCTTTGTAATCATCCCATTGAATCAATAAAAGTTGttgttgaaattaaaaaaacactgagGCTAGTAGGTCAAAAGTTTGAACTACTTGGAATAGTTCTGCAAACTATAAACTGAAATTGTTTGCTGTGCTCTTTCCTCGTGTTTTTCCCCAGTCTACTCCTCGCTCCAAAAAGAGAGAAGTTTAAGGGTTCAGGATGTGTAATAGGCTTTAAATGGTTACTTCTAGTATTAAACAATCTTTAAAAAGAATAGGTCCCAAATCAAATACTTTAATTTTTGAAGAATTTAATCTCTTTTGCTCATCTTGGAGAGAGTTGTGGCAATGTTAGGAGGACAGAAATCAGAGTGAAGTCAGAAACTGAAATTACAAAATTTACAAATTATATCAAAGAGCATATagcatataaaatatttttaaaactttggatcaggccaaatCGGGTGGAGAGGAACTGAAGATTTCAAACTataaacataaaaacaaaatggaaatgaaTGAAATGAAGCAGTTTCTCTGATGGCAAAACTTAAAACAGCCTTGTGAAGTCAGGTTTCACTGTTTAGAATAAGccatttatgtatgtatgtatgtatgtatgtatttatttacttactgGAGATGGAATGGTACAGAGCAAAGATTAAAACTTGAATTGGAACGTTGCCAAAACACAGTAAGATTACTTTAAAGAATTACAAAAATCTACTGTACAGTTGTCTATATTACAAATGTAAAACTCCAGCGAACGTTTTCATTTTAATCTGAGACAAATTGTTCATTatttttctgaaaatgtaaaaagccagtggagaggggagggaatCAGTTTGATACTAGTGCATAAACTGTTTTGTTTATGTTTACCCCCAGTAGCATAAAACCATTGAAACAATAAGGTTGTGGCATTTTAATCAAATCAGGTTGATGGGTTTTGTGTTttggtgtggttttgttttgtaattatttttcattgtttgcACTGCTTTTCCCACCCCAAGAGAATTGCCAGTGCTACCTCTCACAGTTCATCTAGCTAGCCTCAGAGACTCCAACATTAAAACAACCTTCTTCAAGGAAAAGAGAGCTGCATGGAAGCACCACAGAGCCCAACAGCATTTTTCCTGGTCAGGCAGATTACTAGAAGTTGGAGTAAGGTCTTTGCTCCTCCACAATACTCGTTCCTCAAGAAACAGGATATGGAAATCTCGTATCTCATGAATTAGTGCAGAACATCAACCTCAGAGATCCTGGTTTGGCCCATCGCAGTTCCTTTAAACAGAAGATTGTAGCAAAtgatttataaatatatcagatatATTTAAACTTGTGGTAGTTACAATGATGAGGTTGCTCTGAAAAGTCTGTgacatgtttatttttaacatttttcattccatttttGTCTTACCATTTTGGAAGATGTGACTTTCTTAAATTACCCCAGTTCTTAGAATTTTAACAGATTTTCATACTAAAGAGAACATTTTCTTGAACCCTTATGGTATGCTTACAGCTGGGCAAGCTACTATATCAGAGACCAAGATTTAAGATTGACCATAATTTGTACTCCTTAAAAGACAGCAATTATTAAATCACTGCAACTCCTTTCAAGCAGTAATGATGTTTTAGTGTTCTTTATATAAATGTGATACATAGTTGAGGAAAGACTATTAAAATATGTGTCTCAGAGGAGGGGAGATGGATTTTGGAATCAAGAAGAACGTACAACAAACAAAATTGACAATTCCAGTTGTCCAGTAGCAGTCCATTTTGCTAGTGTTAAGGGTACTCAGCATAGTCCATATAAGATGTGTGTGCCCTATTACTTTTACTGTTCTCATTTGAAATATTATTTACATTTACAAATAGCCATGATATTTCACGTAAGGAGCtattgcatttcagtggcagataGAATGTTTCCTATCTTCTTCTAATCCTGGAGCACCTTTGCAGGAACAGGAAACAGTACAGCATTGCCATTCATTCACTCCTCCATTAAACCCAGCCTGGTCATGTCCCTGTGTATGATGTCCTGCCATCTGGTAACTTGTCAACCTCTAGGTCTGACTGAccttgcttttgtgtgtgtgtgtgtgtgtatatattatttgtgtgtgtgtgtattatttatgtatatgtatgtatataaaaatatttggCATCCTATCATCTGTTTGTTTTCTGCAGTGTCCCCACCAACATGACCTTTTTGATTTGTAGCCAATCCCATATCCTGATTTTACATCCTACTCTCCTAACATCTTCATTTGTCTTGAAATCATTCCACTTTACACTTGCTATGTTTTGAAGATCTCTCATCTCTACTGCTTCCAGCCTTCTGATGTTGTTTCATTTAATCCAGCTGCTTCCAGACCGTAGACAATACTGTTGATACACTGGTTGGATAAATTTTCACTTTGGTATCAAATGTAATGTTTcctatacatatacatatatgctTTTAAATTAAGTTGATAAAAGCAAAGGATACTGCGTAGCTAAAAATGATCGTGCTCCAGTTTCCAGGTGCTAAATATTTAATAGTGCATTTATGGCCAGATGTATTAATGAAGCACTG
This window contains:
- the YES1 gene encoding tyrosine-protein kinase Yes isoform X2; the encoded protein is MEFDWILGTTLNMEPTVVHHDLVSQNGSLLVPESNVGTDRSQQQVPSDYSEVTVTETGPRGGFCSRRSSSTSWGHTQRSCLISPTHPPAPLEAQPTVEPAANTEGTEVAPGPGPLISTGCGSSTAHPHYSRHLGQCAFVDHSKRKHFRDEFVIEGLDMVNKQVQYHKQREHADGLCHKLTTVCPTVKPQTQGLSKDAWEIPRESLRLEVKLGQGCFGEVWMGTWNGTTKVAIKTLKPGTMMPEAFLQEAQIMKKLRHDKLVPLYAVVSEEPIFIVTEFMTKGSLLDFLKEGEGKCLKLPQLVDMAAQIADGMAYIERMNYIHRDLRAANILVGDNLVCKIADFGLARLIEDNEYTARQGAKFPIKWTAPEAALYGRFTIKSDVWSFGILLTELVTKGRVPYPGMVNREVLEQVERGYRMPCPQGCPESLHELMKLCWKKDPDERPTFEYIQSFLEDYFTATEPQYQPGDNL